One Bacteroidota bacterium genomic region harbors:
- a CDS encoding helix-hairpin-helix domain-containing protein codes for MAKKPRNVIFHLYRLQQKLAITNREAHALTVLLFFIVLGTLISIYQSSRPAVSPGFYATTDSLFLAATKEMQQHTASDTVQADTPATAPLTSQFFKPTFPININTATAAELELLPRIGPRMATRIITFRQTHGGFRTKAELKQIKGIGEKTYAGLENKITIE; via the coding sequence ATGGCAAAAAAACCCCGCAACGTGATCTTCCATCTTTACCGGCTACAACAAAAACTCGCAATCACAAACCGCGAAGCGCATGCCCTCACTGTGTTGTTGTTTTTTATTGTACTGGGCACGCTGATTAGTATATATCAAAGCAGTCGACCAGCCGTATCGCCGGGATTTTATGCGACAACGGACAGCCTATTCCTTGCCGCTACAAAAGAGATGCAACAACACACAGCATCAGATACGGTACAGGCAGATACGCCCGCTACAGCCCCTCTCACCTCACAGTTTTTTAAGCCCACTTTCCCTATCAACATTAACACAGCCACGGCGGCCGAGCTCGAGCTACTACCCCGCATTGGCCCACGGATGGCAACGCGAATCATTACATTCAGACAGACCCATGGCGGCTTTCGAACAAAGGCTGAACTTAAACAGATCAAAGGGATCGGCGAGAAAACATATGCCGGCCTGGAGAACAAAATAACCATAGAATAA